In the genome of Microthrixaceae bacterium, one region contains:
- the purL gene encoding phosphoribosylformylglycinamidine synthase subunit PurL, protein MTDAAATPASNDIAADGTPIHRALGLTDSELDDIRSILGRDPNRLELSMYSVMWSEHCSYKSSRIHLKRLPTTGEGVLVGPGENAGVMDVGDGIAAAIRIESHNHPSYIEPYQGAATGAGGILRDIFTMGARPIALMDPLRFGPLSDPRSRWVAEGVVSGISGYGNSVGVPTVGGEVVFDACYQGNPLVNVLCLGLLPVDRLVLGQASGEGNLAVLLGSSTGRDGIGGVSVLASAGFDEGSEDKRPAVQVGDPFEEKRLIEACLALLDAGLVVGIQDLGGAGLTCAASETASRGGVGMDFDVAAVPRREDGMEPFEVMTSESQERMLAIVTPDGLAEVMRLCERWEVTATVVGRVTAPGPDGVGMLRIVDGFDGEVLAEVPASSLHDAAPLYDRPRAEPAGRNERLADVPPVPTDPTATLLDLMYDTTWVSSQYDHQLFLNTVEGPGGDAVVLRLKHPTTGVDTGRGLALTTDGNHRWCAVDPRKGTASTVAESVINLACVGARPIAVVNCLNFGNPEHPEVMWQLSEAIDGMAEACVAFGLPVVGGNVSLYNESKGVNIDPTPVVGLLGVVDELDRRPPGVGQREGDVLLLLGDDLSGPEPSLAGSAAAWLHGHKGGDLPALDPAEVSILGDFVRSLVAGGSLAGVHDVSTGGLAVALAEMAVRSGVGSSVSGLPTAAHLFAELPARVVVALDEEAAITVEAEARTKGVLVKRLGIAGGASFAIDGPDGPFIAVSLDHLTATWRDRLPDALGEGTTQA, encoded by the coding sequence GTGACCGACGCCGCTGCCACGCCCGCTTCCAACGACATCGCCGCTGACGGCACGCCGATCCACAGGGCGCTCGGCCTCACCGACAGCGAACTGGACGACATCCGTTCCATCCTGGGGAGAGACCCGAACCGTCTCGAGTTGTCGATGTACTCGGTGATGTGGTCCGAGCACTGCTCCTACAAGTCGTCACGTATCCACCTGAAGCGGCTCCCGACGACAGGTGAAGGCGTGCTCGTAGGTCCCGGGGAGAACGCAGGTGTCATGGATGTCGGCGATGGGATCGCGGCGGCAATCCGCATCGAGAGCCACAACCATCCTTCCTACATCGAGCCCTATCAAGGGGCGGCTACCGGAGCGGGTGGGATCCTCAGGGACATCTTCACCATGGGGGCAAGGCCTATAGCGCTCATGGACCCCCTGCGGTTCGGGCCGCTGTCCGATCCGCGTAGCCGCTGGGTGGCCGAGGGGGTTGTGTCGGGAATCTCGGGTTACGGGAACTCGGTCGGAGTGCCCACCGTCGGCGGTGAGGTGGTGTTCGACGCCTGTTACCAGGGCAATCCGTTGGTCAACGTGTTGTGCCTGGGCCTCCTTCCGGTCGATCGTCTGGTACTCGGTCAGGCTTCTGGTGAGGGAAACCTGGCTGTCCTGCTGGGCTCCTCCACTGGTCGGGACGGGATCGGCGGGGTCAGCGTCTTGGCGTCGGCCGGTTTCGACGAGGGAAGCGAAGACAAGCGTCCGGCCGTCCAGGTGGGGGACCCGTTCGAGGAGAAGCGCCTCATCGAGGCGTGCTTGGCCCTGCTCGATGCCGGCCTCGTCGTGGGCATCCAAGACCTCGGCGGTGCCGGACTCACCTGTGCCGCCAGTGAGACCGCCTCGCGGGGCGGGGTCGGCATGGACTTCGACGTCGCCGCGGTGCCCCGACGAGAGGACGGCATGGAGCCGTTCGAGGTGATGACATCGGAGTCCCAGGAGCGGATGCTCGCCATCGTCACCCCCGACGGTTTGGCCGAGGTCATGCGCCTCTGTGAACGGTGGGAGGTGACGGCCACCGTTGTCGGTCGAGTGACCGCGCCGGGCCCCGATGGCGTGGGCATGTTGCGCATCGTGGACGGGTTCGACGGCGAGGTGCTGGCCGAGGTGCCGGCTTCGAGCCTGCACGACGCCGCCCCGCTGTATGACCGTCCCCGGGCCGAGCCGGCTGGTCGGAACGAGCGCCTAGCCGATGTGCCCCCGGTGCCGACCGATCCGACCGCCACCCTGTTGGACCTGATGTACGACACCACCTGGGTGTCCTCCCAGTACGACCACCAGTTGTTCCTGAACACCGTGGAGGGACCGGGCGGCGATGCGGTGGTGCTGCGCCTGAAGCACCCCACCACCGGCGTCGACACCGGGAGGGGCCTGGCGCTGACCACCGACGGAAACCACCGCTGGTGTGCGGTGGATCCCCGCAAGGGCACGGCTTCGACAGTGGCCGAGTCGGTGATCAACCTGGCCTGTGTCGGCGCTCGGCCCATCGCGGTCGTCAACTGCCTCAACTTCGGCAATCCCGAGCATCCTGAGGTGATGTGGCAGCTCTCCGAAGCCATCGACGGCATGGCCGAGGCATGTGTTGCCTTCGGGCTTCCGGTGGTGGGCGGGAACGTCAGCCTCTACAACGAATCCAAGGGTGTGAACATCGATCCCACCCCGGTGGTGGGGCTGCTCGGAGTTGTCGACGAGCTTGATCGTCGCCCGCCGGGGGTGGGGCAGCGAGAGGGTGATGTCCTGCTGCTCCTGGGAGACGACCTGAGCGGGCCCGAACCGTCTCTGGCCGGTTCCGCCGCGGCATGGCTGCACGGTCACAAGGGAGGCGACCTGCCGGCACTCGACCCGGCAGAGGTGTCGATCCTGGGTGACTTCGTGCGGTCACTGGTGGCTGGTGGTTCGCTTGCGGGTGTGCACGACGTGTCCACCGGTGGTCTGGCGGTGGCGTTGGCTGAGATGGCGGTTCGTTCCGGCGTCGGTTCGAGCGTCTCGGGCTTGCCCACGGCGGCTCACCTCTTCGCCGAACTCCCGGCGCGGGTGGTCGTCGCCCTCGACGAAGAGGCGGCGATCACGGTGGAGGCCGAGGCTCGAACCAAGGGGGTGCTGGTCAAGCGCCTGGGTATCGCTGGCGGAGCCTCGTTCGCGATCGACGGTCCCGACGGTCCGTTCATCGCCGTGAGCCTCGACCATTTGACCGCTACTTGGCGCGACCGTTTGCCCGATGCCCTCGGCGAAGGAACCACCCAAGCCTGA
- the purQ gene encoding phosphoribosylformylglycinamidine synthase subunit PurQ encodes MTARIGVVLFPGSNCEFDVIEAVTLLGGEAEICWHGDRSINGVDAVVVPGGFAHGDYLRPGAIARFSPVMDAVRDHAAAGGPVLGICNGFQVLTEAGLLPGALQKNRGLKFLCTTVELRVETAKSALTGEAEVGSVLRVPINHFEGNYTCSPEVLAELKDQDRVVLRYVDNPNGSVDSIAGITNEGRNVVGLMPHPERAISDLLGSADGVPLMRSFLGSATSVIPAPA; translated from the coding sequence GTGACTGCCCGCATCGGGGTGGTCCTCTTCCCCGGATCCAACTGCGAGTTCGACGTGATCGAGGCGGTGACGCTCCTGGGGGGAGAGGCCGAGATCTGCTGGCATGGCGACCGGTCCATCAACGGCGTCGATGCGGTCGTGGTTCCCGGCGGGTTCGCCCACGGCGACTACCTGCGTCCCGGGGCCATCGCCCGCTTCTCGCCGGTCATGGACGCGGTTCGTGACCATGCGGCCGCAGGTGGACCTGTCCTGGGAATCTGCAACGGCTTCCAGGTGCTCACCGAGGCCGGCCTGCTGCCTGGTGCACTCCAGAAGAACCGGGGCCTCAAGTTCTTGTGCACAACGGTGGAGTTGAGGGTGGAAACGGCCAAGTCGGCTTTGACCGGCGAAGCCGAGGTCGGCTCTGTGCTTCGGGTGCCGATCAACCACTTCGAAGGCAACTACACCTGTTCGCCCGAAGTGCTAGCTGAGCTCAAGGATCAGGACCGGGTTGTCCTGCGTTACGTCGACAACCCCAACGGGTCCGTCGACAGCATTGCTGGAATCACCAATGAAGGCCGCAACGTCGTGGGTCTCATGCCTCACCCCGAGCGTGCAATAAGTGACCTGTTGGGCTCCGCCGACGGCGTGCCCCTCATGCGTTCGTTCCTGGGTTCGGCGACCTCGGTGATACCGGCACCCGCTTGA
- the purS gene encoding phosphoribosylformylglycinamidine synthase subunit PurS yields the protein MRFFVQVDVSLREGVADPQGATIERSLPHLGFDGVSGVRVGKQIRFELESTDEAAARAEVEDLCARFLTNPVIESAEVSVSVLDGAAR from the coding sequence ATGCGCTTCTTCGTCCAGGTCGATGTCTCGCTCCGGGAGGGGGTGGCTGACCCTCAGGGAGCCACCATCGAACGGTCTCTACCCCACCTCGGTTTCGACGGGGTCAGTGGTGTCAGGGTCGGTAAGCAGATCCGCTTCGAACTGGAGTCGACCGATGAGGCCGCAGCTCGGGCAGAAGTCGAGGATCTCTGTGCACGCTTCCTCACCAACCCGGTGATCGAGTCGGCCGAGGTGTCGGTATCCGTGCTGGACGGAGCCGCCAGGTGA
- a CDS encoding phosphoribosylaminoimidazolesuccinocarboxamide synthase: MVDISLPHLSSGKVRDIYDAGDGRLLLVTSDRISAFDVIMDEPIPDKGRVLTAMSAFWFELFADLVPGHLISTDLDDMPAEARHPDLAGRVMLCRRAEMLPIECIVRGYITGSAWKEYKASGTMHGATLPADLLESAQLPEPVFTPSTKGELGEHDINLSFDEAVDLVGRDLAERARDVSLAVYQRGAEWAAERGIVIADTKFELGLVDGELILADEVLTPDSSRFWPADQWTPGTTPPSFDKQPVRDYLDGLDWDKSPPPPPLGVDVVAATRARYIEAYERITGRSFADWPGVS; the protein is encoded by the coding sequence ATGGTCGACATCTCCCTTCCACATCTCTCATCGGGCAAGGTTCGAGATATCTACGACGCGGGTGATGGTCGGCTGCTGCTGGTGACGTCAGACCGGATCTCAGCCTTCGATGTGATCATGGACGAGCCCATCCCGGACAAGGGCCGGGTTCTCACCGCCATGTCTGCGTTCTGGTTCGAGCTCTTCGCCGACCTGGTCCCTGGCCACCTCATCTCCACCGACCTCGACGACATGCCCGCCGAGGCCCGCCACCCGGACCTCGCCGGTCGGGTCATGTTGTGCCGCCGGGCCGAGATGTTGCCCATCGAGTGCATCGTGCGCGGCTACATCACCGGATCGGCCTGGAAGGAATACAAGGCATCGGGCACCATGCACGGCGCCACCCTGCCCGCTGACCTGTTGGAGTCGGCGCAGCTGCCTGAGCCGGTCTTCACCCCGTCAACCAAGGGCGAACTAGGTGAGCACGACATCAACCTCAGCTTCGACGAGGCCGTTGATCTGGTGGGCCGGGACCTGGCCGAACGGGCCCGTGACGTGTCTCTGGCCGTGTACCAGCGCGGCGCCGAGTGGGCGGCGGAGCGCGGGATCGTGATCGCCGACACCAAGTTCGAGCTGGGTCTGGTGGACGGTGAGCTGATCTTGGCCGACGAGGTCCTCACGCCGGACTCCTCGCGCTTTTGGCCCGCTGACCAATGGACACCGGGCACGACCCCTCCCTCGTTCGACAAGCAACCGGTGCGCGACTACCTCGATGGACTCGACTGGGACAAGAGCCCGCCGCCGCCGCCGTTGGGAGTCGACGTGGTGGCCGCCACCAGGGCCCGCTACATAGAGGCCTATGAGCGCATCACCGGGCGGTCGTTCGCCGATTGGCCGGGGGTGAGCTGA
- a CDS encoding adenylosuccinate lyase, translating to MFVTTDIPNVLAQRYASSAMTEVWSARNKVVLERQLWLALLRAQTELGVLVPDGVIDAYETVVGQVDLASIAERERVTRHDVKARIEEFSALAGHEHIHKGMTSRDLTENVEQLQVKAALTLVRSRMVTTLVRLAERAAEHSATVITGRSHNVPAQATTLGKRFANAGQELLVALARMDDLIARYPLRGIKGPVGTQQDMLDLLGSPEAVDRLETAVAEHLGFETALDNVGQVYPRSLDLDVISALVQAAAGPSSLATTIRLMAGQELVTEGFKPGQVGSSAMPHKMNSRSCERVNGFSAILAGHLAMVTHLAGDQWNEGDVSDSVVRRVALPDAFFALDGLFETFLTVLAEFGAYPAVIDRELERYLPFLATTKVLMAAVRAGVGREQAHEAIKEHAVAVALEMREQAASENTLLDRLAADPRLGLDRDAIGAAVARPIDFVGTAPAQVATFVATVERLAEADPESAAYRPGAIL from the coding sequence CTGTTCGTGACGACCGACATCCCCAACGTTCTCGCCCAGCGCTACGCCAGCTCCGCCATGACCGAGGTGTGGTCGGCCCGCAACAAGGTCGTGCTCGAACGACAGCTCTGGCTGGCTTTGCTTCGGGCTCAGACCGAGCTCGGAGTCCTGGTTCCAGATGGTGTGATCGACGCCTACGAGACCGTCGTGGGCCAAGTCGACCTGGCTTCCATTGCCGAGCGGGAGCGGGTGACCCGTCACGACGTCAAGGCCAGGATCGAGGAGTTCTCGGCCCTCGCCGGTCACGAGCACATCCACAAGGGGATGACCTCCCGCGATCTGACCGAGAACGTGGAGCAACTCCAGGTGAAGGCAGCGCTGACCCTGGTCCGTTCCCGGATGGTCACGACCCTGGTTCGGTTGGCCGAGCGGGCCGCCGAGCATTCGGCCACGGTCATCACCGGCCGAAGCCACAACGTTCCGGCGCAGGCCACCACCCTGGGCAAGCGGTTTGCCAACGCCGGCCAGGAGCTGTTGGTGGCCTTGGCCCGGATGGACGACCTGATCGCCCGCTACCCGCTGCGCGGCATCAAGGGGCCGGTGGGTACCCAACAGGACATGCTCGACCTCCTCGGATCACCCGAGGCGGTCGATCGGCTCGAGACGGCGGTCGCCGAGCACCTCGGCTTCGAAACCGCACTCGACAATGTCGGGCAGGTGTACCCGCGCTCGCTTGATCTCGACGTGATCTCGGCATTGGTGCAGGCCGCGGCCGGACCTTCGAGCCTGGCCACCACCATCAGGCTGATGGCCGGCCAGGAGTTGGTCACCGAGGGCTTCAAGCCCGGCCAGGTCGGGTCCTCCGCCATGCCGCACAAGATGAACTCGCGGTCGTGTGAACGCGTGAACGGGTTCTCTGCGATCTTGGCCGGCCACCTGGCCATGGTCACCCACCTCGCCGGTGACCAGTGGAACGAAGGAGACGTGAGCGACTCGGTGGTGCGCCGTGTCGCTCTGCCTGATGCCTTCTTTGCACTAGACGGGCTGTTCGAGACGTTCCTGACGGTACTGGCCGAGTTCGGTGCCTACCCGGCCGTTATCGACCGGGAACTGGAGCGGTACCTGCCCTTCCTGGCCACGACCAAGGTGCTGATGGCTGCCGTGCGGGCCGGCGTGGGTCGCGAGCAGGCACACGAGGCCATCAAGGAGCACGCCGTGGCTGTGGCGCTCGAGATGCGTGAGCAGGCTGCCAGTGAGAACACGCTTTTGGACCGCCTCGCAGCCGACCCCCGGCTCGGTCTGGACAGAGACGCCATCGGTGCCGCCGTCGCCCGACCGATCGACTTCGTGGGAACGGCCCCGGCCCAGGTAGCGACCTTCGTCGCCACGGTGGAGAGACTGGCCGAGGCAGACCCAGAGTCAGCGGCCTACCGACCCGGCGCCATCCTTTGA
- the purE gene encoding 5-(carboxyamino)imidazole ribonucleotide mutase, translated as MGSPNDRPKMDPAAETLAAFGITADVYVMSAHRTPAKVADFVSRARSEGYAAIICGAGMAAHLAGAAAAHTTLPVIGVPLSGGALNGVDALYATVQMPRGIPVATVAVDGSVNAALLAVQMLAISDENLADALVEDREARAAVS; from the coding sequence ATGGGTTCGCCCAACGACCGGCCCAAGATGGATCCGGCCGCCGAGACCTTGGCGGCCTTCGGCATAACCGCCGACGTTTACGTGATGTCGGCCCATCGGACTCCGGCCAAGGTGGCCGATTTCGTGAGCCGGGCTCGATCAGAGGGCTACGCCGCCATCATCTGCGGTGCTGGGATGGCGGCTCACCTGGCTGGTGCCGCCGCGGCCCACACCACCCTTCCGGTCATCGGTGTCCCTCTGTCGGGGGGAGCCCTCAACGGGGTCGATGCCCTGTACGCCACCGTTCAGATGCCACGAGGGATTCCGGTGGCCACCGTGGCCGTGGATGGTTCGGTCAACGCCGCACTCTTGGCGGTCCAGATGCTGGCCATCTCCGACGAGAACCTGGCCGATGCACTGGTCGAGGACCGTGAGGCCCGGGCCGCCGTCTCCTGA
- the purD gene encoding phosphoribosylamine--glycine ligase, whose product MKVVVVGSGGREHGLAEVLGRTAEVIVTPGNPAIPGSTTEPVEDLVADGSVDLVVIGPEQPLVDGLADRLRAAGVRVFGPGADGARLEGSKAYMKDLLAAAAIPTARYGTFEQVDEAVEFLDTLPGPYVVKTDGLAAGKGVLVTGDRAEAEADIRSKLAGDAFGDAGRRVVVEEFLTGPEVSVFAVCDGTKTVCLPPAQDFKRVGDGDSGPNTGGMGAWSPLPFAPDDLADVVARTFIEPTLAELRSRGIDYRGVLYAGLMLTPDGPKLLEYNVRFGDPDSQVVLLRLTSDLAELLCAAADGDLSAVPEPEFADDFAVLVVAASEGYPATPRSGDRIVGLEAARQVPSVTVLGAGVDVDDAGSLISKGGRVINVVGRGSDVSTARGRAYEAISHIDWPGMHHRTDIAR is encoded by the coding sequence GTGAAGGTCGTGGTGGTCGGCTCAGGCGGGCGAGAGCATGGCCTGGCCGAGGTGCTGGGCCGCACGGCCGAGGTGATCGTGACTCCTGGCAACCCGGCCATCCCCGGTTCGACTACCGAGCCGGTCGAAGATCTCGTGGCCGACGGGTCGGTCGACCTGGTCGTGATCGGTCCGGAGCAGCCCTTGGTCGATGGTCTGGCCGATCGGTTGCGGGCCGCGGGCGTCCGGGTGTTCGGCCCCGGTGCCGACGGTGCCAGGCTGGAGGGGTCCAAGGCCTACATGAAGGACCTGCTGGCCGCGGCCGCCATTCCCACCGCCCGCTACGGAACCTTCGAACAGGTCGATGAGGCCGTCGAGTTCCTCGACACCTTGCCCGGCCCCTACGTGGTCAAGACCGATGGACTGGCGGCAGGCAAGGGGGTTTTGGTGACCGGGGATCGCGCCGAAGCCGAGGCCGACATCCGGTCCAAGTTGGCCGGAGATGCCTTCGGAGATGCTGGACGGCGAGTGGTGGTCGAGGAGTTCCTCACCGGACCGGAGGTCTCGGTGTTCGCCGTGTGCGACGGGACCAAGACCGTTTGCCTTCCTCCGGCTCAGGATTTCAAGAGGGTGGGAGATGGAGATTCCGGTCCGAACACCGGAGGGATGGGCGCGTGGTCGCCTCTGCCCTTCGCTCCCGATGACCTGGCTGATGTGGTGGCCCGTACCTTCATCGAGCCGACACTGGCCGAGCTCCGGTCACGCGGGATCGACTACCGAGGCGTGTTGTACGCCGGTCTGATGCTCACCCCTGATGGCCCCAAGCTGCTCGAGTACAACGTCCGCTTCGGTGATCCCGACTCCCAGGTGGTCCTTCTCCGCCTCACCTCGGACCTGGCTGAGTTGTTGTGCGCTGCCGCCGACGGCGACCTGAGCGCGGTGCCCGAGCCCGAGTTCGCCGACGACTTCGCGGTGTTGGTCGTGGCGGCCAGCGAGGGATACCCGGCAACGCCCCGGTCCGGAGACCGAATCGTGGGGTTGGAGGCGGCACGCCAGGTCCCGTCGGTGACGGTCCTGGGCGCGGGGGTCGACGTCGATGACGCCGGGTCGCTGATCAGCAAGGGCGGGCGGGTGATCAACGTGGTCGGTCGTGGGTCGGACGTGAGCACGGCGCGGGGTCGTGCCTACGAAGCGATCAGTCACATCGATTGGCCCGGGATGCACCATCGCACCGACATCGCCCGGTGA
- a CDS encoding adenylosuccinate synthase, with the protein MPATVMVGTQWGDEGKGKFTDLVARDMNLVVRYQGGHNAGHTLVVDGQSFALQLCPSGILYSHITPVIGNGVVVDPRVLIAEMDMLISKGVDPSRLKVSGNAHLILPYHQELDRLIERRLGSRKLGTTKRGIGPTYADKASRVGIRVQDLLDPAIFRAKLEIMAREKNAVLAKVFNQLPLDPDEIAREYLEDCAPRLAPHIADTVTLVHEALERDEHVLFEGAQATFLDLDHGTYPFVTSSNPVAGGVCTGAGVGPRYIDRVIGVAKAYVTRVGTGPFPTELAISTEAIGGKSAADADAEEIRLGDHFVEVGREYGTVTGRRRRPGWFDAVMLRQAVRLNSLSELAITKLDILDGLDTVKVCVAYDVNGERVTHLPYHQSDLHAAVPVYEELAGWSEPLSTITETGQLPAAAEAYLAFLEEQVGVPVTLVGVGPGREQFVQRGGE; encoded by the coding sequence GTGCCTGCGACCGTGATGGTCGGAACCCAATGGGGTGACGAGGGGAAGGGAAAGTTCACCGATCTCGTGGCCAGGGACATGAACCTGGTGGTGAGGTATCAGGGAGGCCACAACGCAGGCCACACCCTCGTGGTCGACGGTCAGAGCTTCGCCCTTCAGCTCTGTCCCAGCGGGATCCTCTACAGCCACATCACCCCCGTCATCGGAAATGGCGTGGTGGTCGATCCTCGGGTGCTCATCGCCGAGATGGACATGTTGATCAGCAAGGGCGTGGACCCGTCCCGTCTGAAGGTGAGCGGGAACGCCCACCTGATCCTGCCCTACCACCAAGAGCTCGACCGGCTGATCGAACGCCGCCTCGGTAGCCGCAAGCTCGGTACCACCAAGCGGGGGATCGGCCCGACGTACGCCGACAAGGCATCTCGCGTCGGCATCCGCGTCCAGGATCTCCTCGATCCCGCCATCTTCCGGGCCAAGCTCGAGATCATGGCCCGCGAGAAGAACGCGGTGTTGGCCAAGGTGTTCAACCAGCTTCCCCTCGATCCCGATGAGATCGCTCGGGAGTACCTGGAAGACTGCGCGCCTCGACTCGCCCCCCACATCGCCGACACCGTCACCCTGGTGCACGAGGCGTTGGAGCGAGACGAACATGTCTTGTTCGAAGGGGCCCAGGCCACCTTCTTGGATCTCGACCATGGCACCTATCCGTTCGTCACGTCGTCGAACCCGGTGGCGGGCGGGGTGTGCACCGGGGCCGGTGTGGGGCCCCGATACATCGATCGGGTGATCGGGGTTGCCAAGGCGTACGTGACCCGGGTCGGCACCGGTCCGTTCCCGACCGAGTTGGCCATCTCTACCGAGGCCATCGGGGGCAAGTCCGCCGCCGATGCCGATGCCGAGGAGATCCGCCTGGGTGATCACTTCGTCGAGGTCGGTCGGGAATACGGAACTGTCACCGGCCGACGCCGCCGTCCGGGCTGGTTCGATGCGGTGATGCTGCGTCAGGCCGTTCGGCTCAACTCGCTCTCGGAGTTGGCCATCACCAAGCTCGACATCCTCGACGGGCTCGACACGGTCAAGGTGTGCGTGGCCTACGACGTGAACGGCGAGCGCGTGACGCACCTGCCGTACCACCAGAGCGACCTCCATGCTGCCGTGCCGGTCTACGAGGAGCTGGCGGGATGGAGCGAACCTCTGTCGACCATCACCGAGACCGGCCAGCTTCCCGCCGCCGCCGAGGCCTACCTGGCCTTCCTGGAGGAACAGGTTGGAGTTCCGGTCACCTTGGTCGGTGTGGGGCCAGGCCGCGAGCAGTTCGTCCAGCGGGGTGGGGAGTGA
- a CDS encoding ABC transporter ATP-binding protein, whose amino-acid sequence MRRAPPPADNGSVAARAVDARKVYGSGDTAVNALAGVTVDFEVGRFAAIMGPSGSGKSTLMHCLAGLDSLTSGEVWIEGVNLTDLGEKALTRLRRDRVGFVFQAFNLIPTLSAEENIVLPLSLAGRDVDRAWFDEVVGTVGLANRLTHRPSELSGGQQQRVAVARALASKPAIIFADEPTGNLDSRSSSEILSFMRRAVSEYGQTIVMVTHDPVAASYADRVLILADGNIVNEIAQPTTESVVDFMKTFGE is encoded by the coding sequence ATCCGCCGCGCCCCACCCCCCGCCGACAACGGCTCGGTGGCGGCTCGGGCCGTCGACGCTCGCAAGGTCTACGGCTCGGGTGACACTGCGGTAAACGCCTTGGCCGGCGTCACGGTCGACTTCGAGGTCGGCCGATTCGCGGCCATCATGGGCCCGTCTGGTTCAGGCAAGAGCACGCTCATGCACTGCTTGGCGGGGCTCGACTCGCTCACCTCCGGCGAGGTGTGGATCGAGGGGGTGAACCTCACCGACCTGGGCGAGAAGGCCTTGACCCGACTCCGGCGAGACCGAGTCGGCTTCGTCTTCCAAGCCTTCAACCTGATCCCCACCCTCAGCGCCGAGGAGAACATCGTGCTGCCCTTGTCGCTGGCCGGGCGAGACGTGGATCGAGCTTGGTTCGACGAGGTGGTCGGCACGGTCGGTCTGGCCAACCGCCTGACCCACCGACCCAGCGAGCTCTCCGGTGGCCAGCAACAGCGGGTGGCCGTCGCCCGAGCTCTGGCCAGCAAGCCGGCGATCATCTTCGCCGACGAACCCACCGGGAACCTCGATTCGAGGTCGAGCTCGGAGATCCTGTCGTTCATGCGCCGGGCCGTGAGCGAGTACGGACAGACCATCGTGATGGTCACCCACGACCCAGTGGCCGCCAGCTACGCCGACCGCGTCCTGATCTTGGCCGACGGCAACATCGTGAACGAGATCGCGCAGCCCACCACCGAGTCGGTCGTGGACTTCATGAAGACCTTCGGCGAGTAG